Proteins from a single region of Lampris incognitus isolate fLamInc1 chromosome 16, fLamInc1.hap2, whole genome shotgun sequence:
- the LOC130126479 gene encoding interferon-induced protein 44-like, which translates to MSVVTSSLSTDQEEKLLSLFGHVRLHLLYKASIHGYKARGFHDRCNYQGPTVIAAYNKAGFVFGAYTSKDYSAIDCDVTDDKAFLYSITERGRGALRIASVDGEHGFKDGETGPDFGALYFLDDDKPKVLSSPGIGFMFNPSQMHGDDLDLTEFEVYRVEELGGLLAKPWRNVKWTAERKQQLMQTIQNYKPDIHSVSQAKVLLVGYVGFGKSSFFNSINSIFRGNMTCQAICGVAEKSVTNQFRTFNIKVGKGGKTLPLILCDTMGLEQTADAGLDMEDIVNIYKGHIQDRYQFNPASPLQLDAPGYKKHVTLKDVIHCVVYVVDTCSVSLFTEKVLERFATIRKKTNQLGIPQLVLMTKVDKACPLVAKDLRNVYLSDYIHKKALELSASLGIPLSCVLPVKNYSHELELDLNTDLLLLTAVDQMLNYTDSFFENQIIDEKEGLVRIIDPYNLSQPTFSNNNTRSIV; encoded by the exons ATGAGTGTGGTCACTTCCAGCCTGTCTACGGACCAAGAGGAGAAGCTGCTCTCTCTGTTTGGTCATGTCAGACTCCATCTGCTCTATAAAGCCAGCATCCATGGCTACAAGGCTAGGGGTTTCCATGACCGCTGCAATTATCAGGGGCCCACTGTGATTGCAGCTTACAACAAAGCTGGGTTCGTGTTTGGAGCCTATACATCAAAAGACTACAGTGCAATCGATTGTGATGTCACCGATGATAAGGCTTTTCTCTACAGCATCACTGAGAGGGGGCGGGGGGCGCTGAGGATAGCAAGTGTTGATGGGGAGCACGGATTCAAAGATGGAGAAACCGGTCCAGATTTTGGTGCTTTGTATTTCTTGGATGATGACAAACCCAAGGTTCTGTCCAGCCCGGGGATCGGCTTCATGTTTAACCCCTCACAGATGCACGGAGATGACTTGGACCTGACTGAGTTTGAAGTATATCGAGTGGAAG AGTTGGGAGGTCTCCTGGCCAAACCCTGGAGGAATGTAAAATGGACTGCTGA GAGAAAACAGCAGTTGATGCAAACTATCCAGAACTATAAGCCTGACATCCATTCAGTGTCTCAAGCCAAGGTGCTGCTGGTTGGGTATGTTGGCTTTGGCAAGTCCAGCTTCTTTAACTCCATCAACTCCATATTCCGTGGCAACATGACATGCCAGGCCATCTGTGGTGTTGCAGAAAAGAGTGTGACCAACCAG TTCCGCACCTTTAATATCAAGGTGGGGAAAGGTGGTAAAACTCTTCCCCTGATTTTGTGCGACACTATGGGGCTGGAGCAAACTGCTGATGCTGGCTTGGATATGGAGGACATAGTCAACATCTACAAGGGTCACATACAAGATCGATATCAG TTTAACCCTGCATCACCTCTCCAGCTGGATGCTCCTGGCTATAAGAAGCATGTGACTCTGAAGGACGTAATTCACTGTGTGGTGTATGTGGTTGACACCTGCAGTGTCTCTCTCTTTACTGAAAAAGTACTGGAGAGGTTTGCCACCATTCGTAAAAAGACCAACCAGTTGG GCATTCCCCAGCTTGTCCTGATGACCAAAGTGGATAAGGCCTGTCCTCTCGTAGCAAAGGATTTAAGGAATGTCTATCTCAGTGATTACATCCACAAGAAG GCCCTGGAGTTGAGTGCATCTCTGGGCATCCCTTTGTCCTGCGTGCTGCCCGTGAAGAACTATAGCcacgagctggagctggatctGAATACTGACCTGCTGCTCCTCACTGCTGTGGATCAGATGCTCAACTACACAGACAGCTTTTTTGAGAACCAAATCATTGATGAAAAAGAGGGTTTGGTACGTATTATTGATCCTTACAACCTTTCCCAACCAACATTCTCCAATAATAACACTAGATCTATTGTATGA
- the LOC130126042 gene encoding microtubule-associated protein 1S-like, giving the protein MAAGKGMRNVAPKFLSPPTSWDQQEVQHRQAKEGPVDKVEAQRAPGIITRLPEPLPPAPATAPAKPSLSPSSNSNSTGEVSVYVDLAYVPSGISSPTIDVDFFRCVRSSCYIISGDSPEREELMRRTLDALFDGKTSWPDTMQVTVIPTFESLSMQEWYQQTLDRQRELSITVLGSNSTVAMQDETFPACKIEF; this is encoded by the exons atGGCTGCTGGCAAAGGAATGAGGAACGTGGCTCCTAA GTTTTTGAGCCCTCCCACAAGTTGGGATCAGCAGGAGGTTCAACACAGACAGGCAAAAGAAGGCCCGGTGGACAAAGTGGAGGCACAAAGGGCACCAGGGATAATCACTCGGCTCCCAGAACCTCTCCCCCCAGCACCCGCCACAGCACCTGCCAAGCCGTCCCTCAGCCCAA GTTCAAATTCTAATTCTACTGGAGAGGTCAGCGTGTATGTGGACCTGGCCTATGTTCCCTCCGGAATCTCCTCTCCAACCATCGATGTGGACTTCTTCAGATGTGTTCGCTCTTCCTGTTACATCATCAGTGGGGACAGCCCGGAGAGGGAGGAGCTTATGAGACGTACGCTGGATGCGCTGTTTGATGGCAAAACATCCTGGCCTGACACTATGCAG gTGACAGTGATCCCCACCTTTGAGTCGCTGTCCATGCAGGAGTGGTACCAGCagaccctggacagacagagggagcTGAGCATCACTGTCCTGGGCTCCAACAGCACTGTGGCCATGCAGGATGAGACCTTTCCTGCCTGCAAAATAGAGTTCTAA
- the LOC130126767 gene encoding cocaine- and amphetamine-regulated transcript protein-like: MASVRTLLLAAVCCAYLWVARGEDASFETRSLDFPMKTQEEKDLIDALQEVLEKLRNKEMPSEKKLGWLPSCDAGEQCAVRKGARIGTLCGCPRGTSCNFYVLKCL, translated from the exons ATGGCCAGCGTCCGCACGCTCCTTCTCGCCGCCGTATGCTGCGCGTATTTGTGGGTGGCTCGCGGAGAGGACGCGTCCTTCGAGACGCGCTCGCTGGATTTCCCCATGAAGACCCAAGAGGAGAAGGATCTG ATTGACGCTTTGCAAGAAGTTCTCGAGAAGCTGAGGAACAAGGAGATGCCCTCGGAGAAAAAGCTGGGCTGGCTTCCTTCG TGTGACGCGGGGGAGCAGTGCGCCGTGCGTAAAGGTGCCCGCATCGGCACGCTGTGTGGATGCCCGCGCGGGACGTCCTGTAACTTCTACGTGCTCAAATGTTTGTGA